In the Mesorhizobium sp. M1D.F.Ca.ET.043.01.1.1 genome, AACCTACCGGATGCTATCCCGGCACCCGTTGAGGAGGAATGATTGAGGATGGGCCGGTCGTACCGGCCCATTTTGCGCTTCAAGCCTGCTACAATATGCGGCGTCAGGCTTGTCCATCATGTGGGGTTGGTCGGTTGCTTCTGGGAATCCATCATATTGCAATCATCTGCAGTGACTACGAGCTGTCGAAGCAGTTCTACAAGGATAAACTCGATTTCGTCATCGTCGACGAGAATTGCCGCGCCGAAAAGCAATCTTGGAAGTGCGACTTGCGCCATGGTCCTGTCCAGATCGAATTGTTCAGTTTTCCAATGGCACCCAGCCGGCCGACCAGGCCAGAGGCATGCGGACTACGACACGTAGCATTCTCGGTGGACTCAGTAGAGGCGACAGCCCGGTTGCTTCGGGCACGGGGCGTCGAAGTTGAGCCTATCCGCATAGACCCTCACACGGGGCGTTCGTTCACTTTCGTGGCAGACCCCGACGGTCTCCCCATTGAGTTCTACGAGGATCGAGTTTGACAGTCGAAGGATTGCCACGAGAAGGGTGTGAAGCTGCCGGCATCTAGAGCAATTCCAGGAAAGTGTGAGCGGTTTTCCGTCCGGAATTGCGGAAAAACAAGGAGATAGGGTGTTTTCGCAGTTTCCGTGAAACAGTGAAACGCTCTAGCTGACGGTGGGAAAAGCGAAGTCGCGCCGGTCGTTCGCACCCCGTTAGATGGTTTCAAGCCGACTGAACCGAACCGGGATGAGTTTCCGCGTCTCGAGTTGCCCAACAGCATCCTTGTCGATGATAGTCAGAAACTGTACTTCTTCAGACGCCAAAGGCAGAACAAGGCGTCCCCCTGGCTTGAGCTGATTCAGCAAAGCCGGCGGCGTCCGCTCAGCCGCCACGCTAACGAGGATCTTGTCGTATGGGGCGTGCTCGGGCCAGCCGCGAGACCCGTCTCCGACACGAATGGCGACATTCGAGAAGCCAAGGCTCTGCAGTAGAGCTTCGGCAAGGCTGGCAAATTCCTCGATGATTTCGACGCTCCAAACCTGTCCTGCGAGTTCCGCCAGGATCGCGGATTGATAGCCCAGGCCAGTCCCGATCTCGAGCACTGCCTCGTGCGGTTGGGGAGCAAGGAGATCGGTCATCAGAGCGACGATGAAGGGCTGCGAGACGGTCTTATCGAAGCCGATCGGCAGCGGCATGTCCTGATAGGCATAAGGCGCGAGCGCAGCTGGCACGAAGAGATGTCGCGGGATCCGCTGCATCGATGCCATCACCCGCTCATCGAGCGTTGCCTTACCGAGTTCTTCGCTTGCAAGGTCGGCATGGATCGCAATCATCTCGACCATTTGCCTGCGCAGAACCGCAAGGTGCTCTTCGTTCATCGGTTTCATGACGGCAAGCCTTCCTCGACCAGATGCTGCCAGATAGCTTTATATCCTGTTCGTCTTGTCACAGTAACCGACAAGGCCGATGCGCTGGGCATTGCCCATTTTGATGCGTACGGACTGGTTTCGCCAGACCTACATCAAAGCTGCTACCCCACGCGATTCTCGCTGACGCACCGGCGCAACCTGAAGGCCAAGCATCCTGGATGCCAGCGCTGAAAGCTGCGAGGCCTGCCGGCGACCTTGCGGGCTCGCGATCTGCGTGCGTCTGGTATCACGCAAGGCACGGCGTCGGGGCGCCAGGCTGGACGATACCAGCACCGGGACCAAGACGACAGAGAACTATGATCGCGCCATGTTGAAAGCCGCCGATCGCTCCGCCGAGGCTCGGCTCAAGCGCCGCGAACAGAGCGGTAGCGGCAGCGGTAACGCGCGGTAACGGATTAAGAAATTGGCAAGGAATTTCAAAAGGCTGGCCGCCCATCAATTTAACGCGCCTTTAAACCGCCGCATCTACTCTGCAACCCGAGCGCCATCGGCACCGGGGACAGACAAGCACAGCGCATGGCGAACCGCAGAGACAGTCGCATCGAACCGAGCTTCGAGGGCTCGCCGCGGGCGAAATCCTCCGACGGCTTTTCGGTCAGCGAGGAGGATCGCGTCGTGCCGGCAAATCGCAAATCCGCAGCGAAACGGAAGTCCGCCAAGGCGAAATCGCGCAACCGCGGCCGCGATCGCAACCGGCGCGGGCTGTTTCCGGTCTTCGGCCGCCTGCTCTACTGGTGCTTCGTGCTCTGCATCTGGGGCGGCATCGCGGCGGTCGGCATCGTCGTCTATTACGGCGCCAAGATGCCGGCGGCGACCACGTGGTCGATCCCCGACCGGGCGCCCAACATCAAGATCGTCTCTGTCGACGGGCAGCTCATCGCCAACAGAGGCATGTCGGGCGGCGAGGCCGTCGGCCTGCATGAAATGTCACCCTATATCCCCGAAGCCGTCGTCGCCATCGAGGACCGCCGCTTCTATTCGCATTTCGGCATCGACCCGATCGGGCTATCGCGCGCCATGGTCACCAACGTCCTCGGCGGCCATTTCTCGCAGGGCGGCTCGACGCTGACGCAGCAGCTGGCCAAGAACCTGTTCCTGACGCCGGACCGCACGCTGGAGCGCAAGGTGCAGGAGGTGCTCCTGGCGCTCTGGCTGGAGCACAAGCACAGCAAGGATCAGATCCTCGAAATGTACCTCAACCGGGTCTATTTCGGTTCCGGCGCCTACGGCGTGGAAGCCGCCTCGCGGCGTTATTTCGGCAAGAGCGCGCGCGATGTATCGCTGTCGGAGGCAGCCCTTCTCGCCGGCCTGTTGAAGGCGCCGTCCAGGCTCTCGCCGGCGCGCGATCCGAAAGCGGCGGAAGAGCGGGCGCAGCTCGTGCTCGCCGCCATGCGCGAGGAAGGCAAGATCGGCGACAAGGAATACAAGATGGCGCTGAGCGCGCCGGCGACGCGCGCGCCCTCCTACTGGACCGGCTCGGAGAACTATGTCGCCGACACGGTGATGGAAGAACTGCCCGACCTGATCGGCGACGTGCGCGGCGACATCGTCATCGACACCACAGTCGACCTCACGTTGCAGAAGCTCGCCGAGCAGTCGATCCGCCGGCTGGTCGACGAGAGCGGCAAGAAGCTCAACGTCACGCAAGGGGCGCTGGTGTCGATCGACGATTCCGGCGCCGTGCGCGCCATGGTCGGCGGCTACGACTATTCGACCAGCCAGTTCGACCGCGCCTCGGAAGCGCGGCGCCAGCCGGGCTCGGCCTTCAAGCCTTTCGTCTACATGGCGGCGCTGGAAGCCGGCCGCACGCCGGACAGCGTGCGCAACGACGCGCCGATCAAGATTGGCAAATGGACACCCGACAATTACGGCGGCAAATATTATGGCAAGGTGACGCTGGCGACCGCGCTGGCCAAGTCGCTCAATTCGGTGGCGGCGCAGCTCACCATGGAAGTCGGCCCCGACGCGGTGGTCGAGGCGGCGCACCGCATGGGCATCCAGTCCGACCTGCAGTCGAACACCTCGATCGCGCTCGGCACGTCGGAAGTGACGCCGCTGGAGCTGACCGCCGCCTATGTGCCTTTCGCCAATGGCGGCTATAAGCCCGACATCCATTTCATCCAGCGCATCACCACGGCCGGCGGCAAGGTGCTCTACGAGAACAATGGCGGCGGTGCGCCGCGCGTCCTCAAGGCTGATATCGTCGGCATGATGAATTCGATGATGACCGGCACGGTCGAGGTGGGCACCGCCAAGAAGGCGGCCTTCGACTGGCCATCGGCCGGCAAGACCGGCACCAGCCAGAATTCGCGCGACGCCTGGTTCGTCGGCTACACCGCCAACCTCACCACCGGCGTGTGGTTCGGCAATGACGACGGCAGCCCGATGAAGAAGGTGACCGGCGGCGCCTTGCCGGCGCAGGCCTGGCACGAATTCATGGTCGCGGCGCATGAGGGCGTGCCGGTGAGGCCGCTGCCCGGCACGTGGAAGTCGACGCCGTCCGATACGATCGTGCCGGACGAGATACCGTCTGCGGATAACGCGCAGCCGGCGCCGGTGCCGCCAGCAGCCGTTGGCCAGTCTTCCACGCCCGTCGCCCGGGTGCCCGCCCGCCAGGCGCGCCCGGCCCAGACGGTCGATGCCGACGGCTTCGACATGCCGAGCGACGGCGGCACCACCGCGTCGGTCGGGCATCCGGTGCCGCCCGGCGACGTCGGCGGCCCGAAGAAACGGCGGCAGACCTCGATCCTCGACATCCTTGGCGGTGGCTGAAGCCTGATCCCGCTTTTTCGGGATCAGGGTCCAGCCGGCAACTCGCCTCTCGCAATGGCAAGCGCCTTCGGCTACATGTCCGGCCGGAGATCAAGCCATGGCCGAGACCGACACCAGAAAAACCATTGTGCTGACCGGCGCCAGCCGCGGCATCGGCCATGCGACGGTGAAGCGCTTTTCACGCGAGGGCTGGCGCGTCATCACCTGCTCGCGACAGGCCTTCGCAGAGGATTGTCCGTGGCCGGCCGGCCCGGAGGACCACATCAAGGTCGATCTCGCCGACCAGGAGGATGTCGGCATCGCCGTCTCGGAAATCCGCCACCGGCTGGAGGCGCATGGCGGGCAGCTCAATGCGCTGGTCAACAATGCCGGCATCTCGCCGAAGCTCAAGGACGGCGGCCGGATGAACTCGATCGAGACGCCGATGCATGTCTGGCGCGACGTGTTCCAGGTCAATTTCTTCGCGCCGATCATGCTGGCGCGCGGCCTGTTCAAGGAGCTTGCCGCGGCCAAGGGTTCGATCGTCAACGTCACCTCGATCGCCGGCACCAGGGTGCATCCGTTCGCCGGCACGGCCTATGCGACATCGAAAGCGGCGCTGGGCTCGCTGACGCGCGAGATGGCGCATGACTTCGGCCCGCACGGCATCCGCGTCAACGCGATCGCGCCAGGCGAGATCGACACGGCGATCCTGTCGCCAGGCACCGACAAGATCGTCGAGACGATCCCGCTCAGGCGCCTCGGCGCCACCTCGGAAGTCGCCGACATCATCTTCTTCCTGTGTACGGGCCAGGCGTCCTACGTGACCGGCTCGGAAATCCACATCAACGGCGGCCAGCACGTCTAATTCCAAGCCGAGGACCGCTCATCCGGTCATGGTGAGAACGGCCTTGCCGCTGATGCTGCGCTGTCGCAATGCGTCGAGTGCCTGGCCGATCTCTGTCCACGGTGTAGTCAAAGCCACGCGGGTTTCCAGCCGGCCGGCCGCGACTAACCCAAGCAGCCAAGCGATGTCGGCGCCGATGGCTGAGCCGGACGTATAGTAGGCAAAGGTCTGAAGCCGCGCCCCCTCGTGGCCCGGAACGAACTGGCGGAACCCGACCGGCGTCAGCTCGCCGCTGCTCGAACCGAACATGACGATGGTGCCGCCAGGCGCGACGCGTTCGATCGCGTGCGCGAGGCTTTGCCCGCCGATCGACTCGGTGATCAGCGAGAACGGCCCCTCGGCCTGTTCGATCGTACCGACAACCCGATCGGCGCCCAGCCCACGCAGATCCTCGTCGTGCCGCGAGGCGGCGACCGCGGTCACCGACGCGCGCTGCTCACGGGCGACCTGGATCTGGAAACGACCGACCGCGCCGCTTGCACCGGTGATCAGGACCCGCTGGCCGGCCAGGTCGCCGCCATGGCGCAACGTCCTCAGCGCCGTCGTGCCCGAGACCGGAAGCGTGGCTGCGGACGCGAAGCTGACCTCATCCGGCAGGATGGCGAGACGATCGGTCGGAACGGCGGCACGTTCGGCCCAGCCGGCCTGGTCGACCAAAGCCGCGACGCGCGTGCCCGCGGCCGGGCCTGAGCCGTCGGCGGCTGCCCGCTCGACAATCCCGGCGACATCCTGGCCGGGGATCCAGCCATCCGGGCGGATGCCGAGCAGGCGCAACTCGCCACGATTCAACGATGTTGCATGAACTGCCACCAATGCTTCATCCGGACAAAGCTGTGGCTCATCGATTTCGGTGAGGTTCAGCCTGTTGGGACTGTCGGAGGAAATAGCGAGCGCGAGCATGGGCCACCTTTGAGATTGGCGGTTGGGGTCGCGATCGATCGCGACGATGACGGCTCGAGCCTATCGACTTTCGTGGTTGAGGAATCTAGATATAAGCTCAAATAATCGCTAAAAGAAGTCAGTATGAGACAGCTTCTTCGCTGGCCCTGGCTGGATTTCGACGTCGACGATGTGCTCGCCCCGGCGATCGCCGTGCGCGTCGACGTGACCGAGACCAAGGCGGAGGTGCCGGACCACTGGCACCGCAAGGGACAGCTCGTCTTCGCGCTCGGCGGAGGCGTCACCTGCCGCGTTCCGGGTGGCCTATGGATGGTGCCGCCGCATTGCGGCGTGTGGATTCCCGGCAGCATGGAGCACAGCAATATCGCGACCGCCAATGCGCGGATCTTCTTCGTCTATATCGAGCCGGGCGCGGCCGAGCTGCCGGAACGGTGCTGCACGCTTTCGATCTCGCCGCTGCTGCGCGAGCTCATCATCGAAATGTCGGACTGCGCGCCGGACGACGCACGATGCGGCTTCCTGGGAAAGATCCTGCTCGCCGAGCTGCCGTGCATGCCTGTGCAGCAATTGCATCTGCCGGTCTCGGCCGAGCCGCGCCTGCGGCGGATCGCCGAAGCGTTGGCCGAGGATCCGGCCGATCGCAGCACGCTCTCGGAATGGGCGAACCGCCTGGCGCTCAGCGAGAGCAGCCTGGCGCGCCTTGTCGTGAAGGAGACCGGGCTGACTTTCGGGCGATGGCGCCAGCAGCTGCATCTGATCGTAGCACTTCGGGAACTGTCCTCCGGCGCCAGCGTGCAGCGGGTCTCCGGCGATCTCGGCTATGAATCCGTCACGGCCTTCATCACCATGTTCAAGAAGGCTCTGGGCAAGCCGCCGGCAAAATATCTCAGCGATATCGCGCAACACGGCGGTTCCGCATTTATCGCTTGATCGCCCGGCCCGCGCGCGGACGGGCACATCAGGCAGGCTGCGGCTTGATCTCGACAGCGGCCTCGCTCAACCGAGCGGGCGCCATGCCGGTTGGCGGCTGAAAAGACGTCCGCATTGGCGGCACTGCCGGCCACCGTTTCGACGCCATCCTCCTTGAGCTTGGCCAGCGTCTTGTCGGCGTCTTCGATGACCAGGAAGGGCAGGGCGGCCTCCTTCAGCGCTGCCCCGACGAGGCTGCCGACGCGGCCGTAGCCGATCAGGATAGAATGGCCCGTCTGCGACGTGCGCGGCGGCGGACCGTCCTCTTTCGCCGGCGCCGCCACCGAAGCCACCCGGCCAGGCTCGGTCGAATGGCGTTCGATAGCCTCTCGCTGCCTGGCTCAAGCCGCTTGGAGAAGTTTCTCGATCTCGAAGATGGTGTGGTTGGTCAGCGTCTTCGGTATCTGCGCCTTCACCTTGTCGCAGACTTCCTTGTGCAGCTTCTGCCGCATCTCGCCGAGCACCTGCGGCGGCGCGATCAGCACGACTTCGTCGAAGTCGCCCCGATGCGCAAGCTTGTAAAGCCGCTCGGCGATATCGTCGGCAAAACGTTCCTTGCCGAGGCGATGCCAGTCGGTCTCCTCGATGGCGCTGCGGGGCCCTTCAGCGTAGCGGCCTGGCTTGTCGGTGCCTTGCTCCCGGGTGGCCGGGTTTTCCTGTTCCATTTCCTGCACGACCTGCAGGTTCGGATATCTCGTATCGCCCTGGTTGCGGAGGAAAAGCGCCTTTTCGCCGTCGGCCACGATGACCCAAAGATCGTGTTTCAGCCTGATGCTCATAACGCTCCTCCTTTTCAGCTTCCGGCCTGTCGACGGAGCTTCAAAATGCGATCTGTCGGCAGGGATGTGATTGCTAGCCAAACGTGCCGCCGAGCGTGATTGTTCCCGTCGGCGACGACTGCTCGATCATCTTTTGCGGGGCATCACCCGCCGCCTGGCGAGAGCACGGCTTTAATCTACTAACTTAGTAGAAATTAGAAAAAACTGTTTTGCCGCGCTGCGTGGGCGACGCTAAAAATTACGCTGCATCAATGGGTGCCGGCGGGGTGTCTGGCCACCTCAGGCCACGGCGTAGAATTTTTTTCTCCTGCCTTTCGCGGTTGCGAAAAAGCGATTGCCTGCCATCGAGGGATGCGCGAGTGCTTGCCTTCTGGTTTTTGCCGCGCCCGCATAAAACTGCCAGACTGTTCTCGTATCGCTTATCGCCATGTCGCAAGCCAACGCCAAGCTCAATGCCTTTCCCGTCTTCATGCGGGTCGACGGCGAAGCCGTGGCCATCGTCGGCAACGGCGAGGAGGCGCTGGCCAAGGCCAGGCTGCTTGCGCAGTCGAGCGCGGCGCTGCGCGTCATCGCCGAGGACGCCGATCCCGAACTTCTGAGTTTCATCGCCACCGCCGGCGCCGTCCATGTCGATGCCGCCTATGATGCCGCACAGATCGAAGGCGCAGCCATGGTGTTTGCCGCCAGCGGCGACGAGGCGCTCGACCGCCGCGTCGCCGAGGACGCGCGCAGGCTGGGCATCCCGGTCAACGCCGTGGACCGGCCGGAACTCTGCGATTTCTTCACGCCGGCGCTGGTCAACCGCGCGCCGGTCGCCATCGCCATCGGCACGGAGGGCGCCGGCCCGGTGCTCGCGCAACTGCTGCGCGCCCGCATCGATCGCTTGCTGTCGCCTTCGCTCGGCCGGCTGGCCGCCCTGGCGGCGTCGTTCCGCACTGCTGCCGAGCACCTGCCGAAGGGCAATCGCCGCCGCCGCTTCTGGAGCGATTTCTTCGCCGGCGCTCCGGCCAAGGCGGTTGAAGCCGGGGAATTCGACAAAGCGCGGGAGGCCGCGCTCGACCTTCTGGCTTCTGATGCGCCGGCGGCGGGCCATATCGCGCTGGTCGGCGCCGGTCCGGGCGCGGAAGACCTGTTGACGCTGCGCGCCCACCGCCTGCTGATGGAGGCGGACGCGATCGTCTACGACGCGCTGGTGCCGGAGGCGATCGTCGCCATGGGCCGCCGCGACGCCGAGCGGCTGCCCGTCGGCAAGCGCAAGGGCTGCCATTCCAAGAGCCAGGAAGAGATCAACGCGCTGCTCATCGAGCTTGGCCGCGCCGGCAAGCGCGTGGTGCGGCTGAAGTCGGGCGATCCGCTGGTGTTCGGCCGGGCCGGCGAGGAGATGGCAGCGCTTCGCGATGCCGGGGTCGCCTATGAGGTGGTTCCGGGCGTCACCGCCGCCTTCGCCGCCGCCGCCGATTTCGAATTGCCGCTGACGCTGCGCGGGGTCTCGTCGTCGATGGTGTTCACCACCGGCCACGACCTCAAGGGCAACTCGCTGCCCGACTGGGCAAAGCTCGCCATCTCGGGCGCCACCGTTGCCGTCTATATGGGCCGCTCGGTCGCTGCCGAAGTCGCCGGCCGCCTGATCGAGGCCGGGCTGTCGCCCGACACCGCCGTCGCCGTCGTCGAGAATGCAAGCCTCGGCAATCGCCGCCGCTTCCACGGCACGCTGGCCGACCTGCCGTCGCTGGAGGAGCGCGCCGATCTCACCGGTCCGGTCATGACCATCATCGGCGACGCGGTCGCCGGCGCTAATTTCGAACGATCCGAGCCGCTCGCGGCACACAGGCTAGAAGAAACGGCCAGGATCACGGCCGAAGGAGTCCAGCAATGAAGGTTGTGACCGCGAACAGGCTCTCCGACGGCATTGCCGTCTGGTATGCCGATGGCGGCTGGGCGGAGACCGTCGGTCATGCCGACATCGCCCATGACAAGGCGGCGGAGGACCGGCTCGAAGCCATCGGCGCCGCAGCTGCAGCCAACAATGAGGTGGTAGACGTCAACCTGATCGACGTGACCGTGATCGACGGCCTCGTCGAGCCGGTGCGGCTGCGCGAGAAGATCCGCGCCGCGGGTCCCACCATCCGCACCGACATCGGCAAGCAGGCGAGCCCGGCAGCGGCCCGGGCGGCATAAGTTTCAAGGAAAAGCGGGCGGACGCGCCCTGAAAGACGAAGCATGTACCGTTACGACGAGTTCGACCACGATTTCGTAGAGGCCCGTGTCGCGGAGTTCAGCGACCAGGTGCAGCGCCGGCTTGCCGGCGAGATCACCGAGGATCAGTTCCGGCCGCTCCGGCTGATGAACGGCGTCTATCTGCAATTGCACGCCTATATGCTGCGCATCGCGGTGCCCTACGGCACGCTGAACAGCCGGCAATTGCGCATGCTCGGTCACATCGCCCGCAAATACGACAAGGGCTACGGCCATTTCACCACGCGCCAGAACATCCAGTTCAACTGGCCGGCGCTGTCCGATATTCCGGCGATCCTCGCCGATCTGGCGAGCGTCGAGATGCACGCCATCCAGACCAGTGGCAACTGCATCCGCAACGTCACCGCGGACCATTTCGCCGGGGCCGCCGCCGACGAGGTGGCCGATCCGCGTCCCTATGCGGAAATCCTGCGCCAATGGTCGTCGGTGCATCCGGAATTCTCGTTCCTGCCGCGCAAGTTCAAGATCGCGGTGACGGGCGCGGAGCGCGATCGCGCCGCCATCCAGACGCATGACATCGGCCTGCATCTGAAGAAGAATGCGGCCGGCGAGCTCGGTTTTGCCGTCTATGTCGGCGGCGGCCAGGGCCGCACGCCGATGGTGGCGAAGAAGATCCGCGACTTCCTGCCGGAAGCCGATCTATTGTCCTACTGCACGGCGATCCTGCGCGTTTACAACCTCTATGGCCGCCGCGACAACAAGTACAAGGCACGCATCAAGATCCTGGTCCACGAGACCGGCGTGGAGGAGATCACCCGCCAGATCGAGACCGAATGGCAGGAGCTGAAGGACGCCGAGCTGAAGCTGCCGGAAGCCGACATCCAGGCCATCAATGACTACTTCGCGCCGCCGGCTCTGCCCGACCGGCCGGAAGGCGACGATCTCGTGAAGCAGGCGCGGCTCGACTCCAAGAGTTTTTCGGAGTGGCTCGACCAGAATGTCGTGACCCATCGCCATCCCGATTATGCGGCGGTGACGATCTCGCTCAAGGGCATTGGCGAGGTGCCGGGCGATGCCACCGACAGCCAGATGGAGGCGGTCGCCGACATCGCCGAAAAATACGCCTTCGACGAGTTGCGCGTCAGCCACGAGCAGAACCTGATCCTGCCGCACGTTGCCCGCGCCGACCTGAAGACGGTCTATGACGCGCTGGTCGAGATCGGCCTGGCCACGGCCAATTCCAACCTGATCAGCGACATCATCTCGTGCCCGGGCCTCGACTATTGCGCGCTGGCCACGGCGCGTTCCATTCCGGTGGCGCAGGAAATCTCGCGCCGCTTCGCCTCGCTGGAGCGGCAGCGCGAGATCGGCGAGCTGAAGCTGAAGATCTCCGGCTGCATCAACGCCTGCGGCCACCACCATGTCGGCCATATCGGCATTCTGGGCGTCGAGAAGAAGGGCACCGAGCTCTACCAGGTGACGCTCGGCGGGTCGGCCGACGAGAACACCTCCGTCGGAGAGATTATCGGCCGCGGCTTCGCCTCGGAAGAGATCACCGATGCCATCGAGCAGATCGTCGATACCTACCTCGGCCTTCGGCTCAGTCCCGATGAACGTTTTATCGACGCCTACCGCCGTGTCGGTCCCGCGCCGTTCAAGGAGGCGCTCTATGCTGGCGAAACCAAGGCCGCTTGACCATATCGTGGACGCCGAGGCCGGCGTTGCCGCGGAAGCGGCGGGGCTCGACGCGCTGCTCGGACATCTGAAGCCGATCGAGATCATCGAACGGTCGGCGCGCGAATTCCGTGGCGCGATCGCCGCCGTGTCGTCCTTCGGCGCGGATTCGGCGGTGCTCCTGCACATGATTTCGGAGATCGACCGCACCTTGCCGGTGATCTTCCTCGATACCGGCAAGCATTTCGAGGAAACGCTCGGCTACCGCGATGCGCTGGTGGCCGATTTCGGCCTGACCGATGTCCGCGTGATCAAGCCGGACGAGGCCGCGCTCGAACGCGTCGATCCGACCGGCAATCTGAACGAGACCGATACCGATTCCTGCTGCAATGTGCGCAAGGTCGAGCCGCTGGCGCGCGGCGTCGAGCCGTTCCGCGCCTGGTTCACCGGGCGCAAGCGCTTCCAGGCCTCGACCCGGGCGGCGCTGCCGGCCTTCGAAGCCGTCGGCTCGCGCATCCGCATCAATCCGCTGGCGCACTGGACGACGTCGGACCAGGCCGACTACATGCGCGCGCACGCGCTGCGCGAAAATCCGCTGGTCGCCTATGGCTATCTCTCGATCGGCTGCTTCCCCTGCACGCAGCCGGTGCAGCCCGGCGAGGACGCGCGCAGCGGCCGCTGGGCGGGGCACGCCAAGACCGAGTGCGGCATTCACCTCTCCGGCCTGGAGAAGTCGCTGACCGACGCTTCACTTTAGGGTATATCGCTATTCGCGTGATGTCGGCCCCCAAGTCACGGCTGCTGGCCGTCCGCCGGCTCGCTTGGGACTCTTTGGACTTTAGGATTTTTGATGACTGAATCGACGACACCCGGGACCCGCCTCTGGACCCCGAAGGGTTTTCGCGAGGACG is a window encoding:
- a CDS encoding VOC family protein: MRRQACPSCGVGRLLLGIHHIAIICSDYELSKQFYKDKLDFVIVDENCRAEKQSWKCDLRHGPVQIELFSFPMAPSRPTRPEACGLRHVAFSVDSVEATARLLRARGVEVEPIRIDPHTGRSFTFVADPDGLPIEFYEDRV
- a CDS encoding protein-L-isoaspartate(D-aspartate) O-methyltransferase — protein: MKPMNEEHLAVLRRQMVEMIAIHADLASEELGKATLDERVMASMQRIPRHLFVPAALAPYAYQDMPLPIGFDKTVSQPFIVALMTDLLAPQPHEAVLEIGTGLGYQSAILAELAGQVWSVEIIEEFASLAEALLQSLGFSNVAIRVGDGSRGWPEHAPYDKILVSVAAERTPPALLNQLKPGGRLVLPLASEEVQFLTIIDKDAVGQLETRKLIPVRFSRLETI
- a CDS encoding transglycosylase domain-containing protein; the encoded protein is MANRRDSRIEPSFEGSPRAKSSDGFSVSEEDRVVPANRKSAAKRKSAKAKSRNRGRDRNRRGLFPVFGRLLYWCFVLCIWGGIAAVGIVVYYGAKMPAATTWSIPDRAPNIKIVSVDGQLIANRGMSGGEAVGLHEMSPYIPEAVVAIEDRRFYSHFGIDPIGLSRAMVTNVLGGHFSQGGSTLTQQLAKNLFLTPDRTLERKVQEVLLALWLEHKHSKDQILEMYLNRVYFGSGAYGVEAASRRYFGKSARDVSLSEAALLAGLLKAPSRLSPARDPKAAEERAQLVLAAMREEGKIGDKEYKMALSAPATRAPSYWTGSENYVADTVMEELPDLIGDVRGDIVIDTTVDLTLQKLAEQSIRRLVDESGKKLNVTQGALVSIDDSGAVRAMVGGYDYSTSQFDRASEARRQPGSAFKPFVYMAALEAGRTPDSVRNDAPIKIGKWTPDNYGGKYYGKVTLATALAKSLNSVAAQLTMEVGPDAVVEAAHRMGIQSDLQSNTSIALGTSEVTPLELTAAYVPFANGGYKPDIHFIQRITTAGGKVLYENNGGGAPRVLKADIVGMMNSMMTGTVEVGTAKKAAFDWPSAGKTGTSQNSRDAWFVGYTANLTTGVWFGNDDGSPMKKVTGGALPAQAWHEFMVAAHEGVPVRPLPGTWKSTPSDTIVPDEIPSADNAQPAPVPPAAVGQSSTPVARVPARQARPAQTVDADGFDMPSDGGTTASVGHPVPPGDVGGPKKRRQTSILDILGGG
- a CDS encoding SDR family oxidoreductase produces the protein MAETDTRKTIVLTGASRGIGHATVKRFSREGWRVITCSRQAFAEDCPWPAGPEDHIKVDLADQEDVGIAVSEIRHRLEAHGGQLNALVNNAGISPKLKDGGRMNSIETPMHVWRDVFQVNFFAPIMLARGLFKELAAAKGSIVNVTSIAGTRVHPFAGTAYATSKAALGSLTREMAHDFGPHGIRVNAIAPGEIDTAILSPGTDKIVETIPLRRLGATSEVADIIFFLCTGQASYVTGSEIHINGGQHV
- a CDS encoding zinc-binding dehydrogenase; the encoded protein is MLALAISSDSPNRLNLTEIDEPQLCPDEALVAVHATSLNRGELRLLGIRPDGWIPGQDVAGIVERAAADGSGPAAGTRVAALVDQAGWAERAAVPTDRLAILPDEVSFASAATLPVSGTTALRTLRHGGDLAGQRVLITGASGAVGRFQIQVAREQRASVTAVAASRHDEDLRGLGADRVVGTIEQAEGPFSLITESIGGQSLAHAIERVAPGGTIVMFGSSSGELTPVGFRQFVPGHEGARLQTFAYYTSGSAIGADIAWLLGLVAAGRLETRVALTTPWTEIGQALDALRQRSISGKAVLTMTG
- a CDS encoding helix-turn-helix transcriptional regulator, with translation MRQLLRWPWLDFDVDDVLAPAIAVRVDVTETKAEVPDHWHRKGQLVFALGGGVTCRVPGGLWMVPPHCGVWIPGSMEHSNIATANARIFFVYIEPGAAELPERCCTLSISPLLRELIIEMSDCAPDDARCGFLGKILLAELPCMPVQQLHLPVSAEPRLRRIAEALAEDPADRSTLSEWANRLALSESSLARLVVKETGLTFGRWRQQLHLIVALRELSSGASVQRVSGDLGYESVTAFITMFKKALGKPPAKYLSDIAQHGGSAFIA
- a CDS encoding host attachment family protein is translated as MSIRLKHDLWVIVADGEKALFLRNQGDTRYPNLQVVQEMEQENPATREQGTDKPGRYAEGPRSAIEETDWHRLGKERFADDIAERLYKLAHRGDFDEVVLIAPPQVLGEMRQKLHKEVCDKVKAQIPKTLTNHTIFEIEKLLQAA
- the cysG gene encoding siroheme synthase CysG, translating into MSQANAKLNAFPVFMRVDGEAVAIVGNGEEALAKARLLAQSSAALRVIAEDADPELLSFIATAGAVHVDAAYDAAQIEGAAMVFAASGDEALDRRVAEDARRLGIPVNAVDRPELCDFFTPALVNRAPVAIAIGTEGAGPVLAQLLRARIDRLLSPSLGRLAALAASFRTAAEHLPKGNRRRRFWSDFFAGAPAKAVEAGEFDKAREAALDLLASDAPAAGHIALVGAGPGAEDLLTLRAHRLLMEADAIVYDALVPEAIVAMGRRDAERLPVGKRKGCHSKSQEEINALLIELGRAGKRVVRLKSGDPLVFGRAGEEMAALRDAGVAYEVVPGVTAAFAAAADFELPLTLRGVSSSMVFTTGHDLKGNSLPDWAKLAISGATVAVYMGRSVAAEVAGRLIEAGLSPDTAVAVVENASLGNRRRFHGTLADLPSLEERADLTGPVMTIIGDAVAGANFERSEPLAAHRLEETARITAEGVQQ
- a CDS encoding DUF2849 domain-containing protein, with the protein product MKVVTANRLSDGIAVWYADGGWAETVGHADIAHDKAAEDRLEAIGAAAAANNEVVDVNLIDVTVIDGLVEPVRLREKIRAAGPTIRTDIGKQASPAAARAA